GCCGTCGGCGCTTTCCCTGGCGGCTTTCCCGATGCGGGATAGAAGGAGGATCGATCCATGATCATCGTATTGAAGGCGGGCGCAACGGACCGGGAGATCCGGCTCATCGAGGAGAAGATCAAATCCCACGGGCTCTCGGCCCACATCTCCAAGGGGACCGAGCGGACGATCATCGGGGCGATCGGGGACGAGCGGCACGTGGATCCCGGGGTGTTCGAGGGGCTGGAGTACGTAGAGAAGGTCCTGCGGATCTTGAAGCCCTACAAGCTGGTCAGCCGCGACTTCCGGAAGGAGGACACCATCCTTACGATCCGGGGCCAGCAGATCGGCGGGGGAACGGTTGCGCTCATCGCCGGGCCTTGCTCCGTGGAGGGCCGGGAGATGATGGTGGGGATCGCCGGGAAGGTGGCCGCGGCGGGCGCCTCCTTTCTGCGCGGCGGGGCGTTCAAGCCCCGCACCTCCCCCTACGCCTTCCAGGGCCTGGGGGAAGAGGGGCTGCGCTACCTGGCCGAGGCGCGCGAGGCCACGGGGCTGCCCGTCGCCACCGAGCTCATGGACCCGCGGGACATCGAACTGGTGGCCAGGTACGCCGACGTGATCCAGATCGGCGCGAGGAACATGCAGAACTTCCGCCTGCTGACCGAGGTCGGCAAGCTCGGCA
This genomic interval from Deltaproteobacteria bacterium RBG_16_64_85 contains the following:
- a CDS encoding 3-deoxy-7-phosphoheptulonate synthase — its product is MIIVLKAGATDREIRLIEEKIKSHGLSAHISKGTERTIIGAIGDERHVDPGVFEGLEYVEKVLRILKPYKLVSRDFRKEDTILTIRGQQIGGGTVALIAGPCSVEGREMMVGIAGKVAAAGASFLRGGAFKPRTSPYAFQGLGEEGLRYLAEAREATGLPVATELMDPRDIELVARYADVIQIGARNMQNFRLLTEVGKLGKPVILKRGLSATIVEWLMSAEYIASEGNQQIILCERGIRTYEQATRNTFDVSAIPVVKDLSHLPVIADPSHAAGKVSLVEPLSAAAIAAGADGLMIEVHQQPETALSDGPQSLKTDDFRGVVSRLAKIANAVGKTLGRT